The Nesterenkonia xinjiangensis genome contains a region encoding:
- a CDS encoding ABC transporter permease subunit: MFTYALKRLGSSALVLLGSSLLVFILVINSGDPLQELRESNAENVEFLIQQRIEFMNLDQPWYQRYWTWLTGLAGCVVGNCDLGTNMQGQDVGALVQQAAGASLRLVFLATLFSIIIGVLTGIVTAIRQYSTLDYAVSFLIFLFFSLPVFWAAVLAKEWMGIRFNNWMADPSFTWAQTGIVAAVAAIVVPGIIGGSLRRRLGTGAVMFAFVLVVMPLFDWLNYARQPQLGPLVITLLGVAVAFGLTALLSGLQNRRVLYSALVTVGLGLVSYYATFWLLLDPAGGWWTIFGLFAVAMLLAVATGRLLGGHARGQATAVSILTAAIYSGLVLLDHFMRHWPGFLSLKPRPISTIGSSSPNFAGSFWEVSLDQGTQLLLPTTLLMVVSVATYTRYTRASMLEAINQDYIRTARAKGVNERTVIFKHAFRNSMIPVTTIVAFDFAGLIGGSVIVERVFGWRGMGDLFATGLGNSDPAPVMAFVLVTGTAAVLFNLIADLLYAVLDPRIRV, from the coding sequence GTGTTTACTTATGCTCTGAAGCGCCTCGGCAGTTCGGCGCTCGTCCTCTTGGGCTCGTCCCTCCTCGTCTTCATCCTCGTCATCAATTCCGGAGATCCCCTGCAGGAGCTGCGGGAGTCCAACGCCGAGAACGTCGAGTTCCTTATCCAGCAGCGGATCGAGTTCATGAACCTCGATCAGCCCTGGTACCAGCGGTACTGGACGTGGCTGACCGGTCTCGCCGGATGTGTCGTGGGAAACTGCGACCTCGGAACGAACATGCAGGGCCAGGACGTCGGCGCGCTGGTCCAGCAGGCGGCCGGCGCCTCCCTGCGTCTGGTCTTCCTGGCGACTCTCTTCTCGATCATCATCGGTGTGCTGACGGGCATCGTGACGGCGATCCGGCAGTACTCAACCTTGGACTATGCGGTCTCGTTCCTCATTTTTCTGTTCTTCTCGCTGCCGGTCTTCTGGGCCGCCGTCCTGGCCAAAGAATGGATGGGGATCCGATTCAACAATTGGATGGCCGACCCCTCGTTCACCTGGGCGCAGACCGGGATCGTCGCAGCGGTCGCGGCGATCGTAGTGCCCGGCATCATCGGTGGATCGCTCCGGCGGCGTCTGGGCACCGGCGCGGTGATGTTCGCCTTCGTCCTGGTCGTCATGCCGCTGTTCGACTGGCTCAACTACGCGCGGCAGCCGCAGCTCGGTCCACTCGTCATCACGCTGCTCGGGGTCGCCGTCGCCTTCGGCCTCACAGCTCTGCTCTCCGGCCTGCAGAACCGTCGCGTGCTGTATTCCGCGCTGGTCACCGTCGGGCTTGGGCTCGTGTCGTACTACGCGACCTTCTGGCTGCTGCTGGATCCGGCCGGGGGCTGGTGGACCATATTCGGGCTGTTCGCCGTGGCCATGCTGCTCGCCGTCGCGACGGGACGCCTTCTGGGCGGACATGCCCGGGGGCAGGCGACGGCCGTCAGCATCCTCACGGCCGCGATCTACTCAGGTCTGGTGCTCCTCGATCACTTCATGCGGCATTGGCCGGGATTCCTCAGCCTGAAGCCGCGTCCCATCTCCACGATCGGATCCTCATCCCCCAACTTTGCCGGCAGCTTCTGGGAGGTCTCGTTGGACCAGGGGACACAGCTCCTGCTGCCCACGACGCTCCTGATGGTCGTCTCCGTGGCGACCTACACCCGATACACACGAGCATCGATGCTCGAAGCCATCAACCAGGACTACATCCGGACAGCACGAGCGAAGGGGGTCAATGAGCGCACGGTGATCTTCAAACACGCCTTCCGCAACTCCATGATCCCGGTGACCACGATCGTCGCCTTCGACTTCGCCGGTCTGATCGGCGGATCCGTCATCGTGGAGCGGGTCTTCGGCTGGCGCGGAATGGGCGACCTGTTCGCCACCGGGCTGGGCAATTCGGACCCGGCACCTGTGATGGCCTTCGTCCTGGTGACGGGGACTGCCGCAGTGCTCTTCAACCTGATCGCTGACCTGCTCTACGCAGTGCTTGACCCAAGGATTCGTGTATGA
- a CDS encoding ABC transporter permease — translation MSASNSSENEHTEIADLAEAEDARLSGREKSYSQSQLIRRRFFAHKPAVISMIVLMSIIVLAFTSIGPTGQGGWWDKSFLQTNPVVDGGRPTMFQDGFLGEYPFGQDNNGRDYFALVMRGAQQSLIVAFGVAFSSTVLGVLVGALAGYFRGWVESLLMRITDTVIVVPLLALAAVFGSYAQNLPGGTFTLALLLGCVTWTGMARLVRAEVLSLREKEYVAAATAMGAHPARIIVKHMLPNSVGVIIVNATFAVAAAILLETSLSFLGFGIQFPESSLGLLIDMNQNAFTTRSWLFWFPGLFIIAIALSVNFIGDGLRDAIDPRQKRAGDKRPTLRGVLGFRGGAKAEQRRAALAGGDAADDVPLPDETSGLGGTPDLRKDEER, via the coding sequence ATGAGTGCGAGCAACAGCTCCGAGAACGAGCACACAGAGATCGCAGACCTCGCCGAAGCGGAGGATGCGCGGCTTAGCGGACGCGAGAAGTCCTATTCCCAGAGTCAGCTGATCCGCCGCCGATTCTTCGCCCACAAACCTGCGGTCATCTCGATGATCGTGCTGATGAGCATCATCGTGCTGGCCTTCACCTCCATCGGCCCCACTGGTCAGGGCGGATGGTGGGACAAAAGCTTCCTCCAGACCAACCCGGTGGTCGACGGCGGACGCCCCACCATGTTCCAGGACGGCTTCCTCGGGGAGTATCCCTTCGGCCAGGACAACAACGGCAGGGACTACTTCGCGTTGGTGATGCGAGGCGCCCAGCAGTCCCTGATCGTCGCTTTCGGCGTGGCGTTCTCCTCGACGGTCCTCGGGGTGCTGGTGGGAGCCCTGGCCGGGTACTTTCGGGGGTGGGTCGAATCTCTTCTGATGCGCATCACCGACACCGTGATCGTGGTGCCCCTGCTGGCACTGGCGGCGGTCTTCGGAAGCTACGCGCAGAATCTCCCGGGCGGCACGTTCACGTTGGCGCTCCTGCTGGGGTGTGTGACGTGGACGGGAATGGCCCGACTGGTCCGAGCGGAGGTGCTCTCGCTCCGCGAGAAGGAGTATGTGGCGGCTGCGACGGCCATGGGCGCCCATCCGGCGCGGATCATCGTGAAACACATGCTGCCCAACAGTGTGGGTGTCATCATCGTCAACGCCACCTTCGCCGTCGCGGCGGCGATCCTGCTGGAGACGTCGTTGTCCTTCCTGGGCTTCGGGATCCAGTTTCCTGAGTCCTCATTGGGCCTGCTGATCGACATGAACCAGAACGCGTTCACCACGCGATCCTGGCTCTTCTGGTTCCCCGGTCTGTTCATCATCGCGATCGCGCTCAGCGTGAACTTCATCGGGGACGGCCTTCGGGACGCGATCGACCCTCGCCAGAAGCGTGCCGGCGACAAGCGCCCCACGCTGCGTGGGGTCCTGGGGTTCCGGGGCGGAGCGAAGGCGGAGCAGCGGCGAGCGGCCCTCGCCGGTGGCGACGCTGCTGACGATGTCCCGCTCCCCGACGAGACGAGCGGTCTGGGCGGCACCCCGGATCTGCGGAAGGACGAGGAACGATGA
- a CDS encoding ABC transporter ATP-binding protein has translation MTTPVLSYRDIHVTFTTEFGHVDAVKGVSFDIGPGEVVAVVGESGSGKSVTSSTAMGLLPDNARVEGDVILQGRSVMKMSPGERRRLRGQDISMVFQEPMTALNPVLRVSDQLIESLQVHDVAFGAQAMEMAVDLLEKVGIPDARRRIREYPHQFSGGQRQRIVIAMAIACGPKVIIADEPTTALDVTVQAEVLDLLRRLKDELQTGILLITHNMGVVADMADRVVVMLNGEVVETGEVKQVMSAPQHPYTQRLLDAMPLLRDPELHIEDVDQAPSASAAVDRPAGETPALEARNLALDYTFRRQATRVVEGVTFTVQQGEIMGLVGESGSGKSTVAKAVLGLLDVAEGDLLIRGRNMPTMPAKERKALKKEIGVVFQDPAASLDPRFPIGDIIVEPMIVHKVGTSKERVRRAEELLDAVRLPSSVVNRYPHELSGGQRQRISIARALVLNPTLLIADEPTSALDVSVQAAVLDMFRELQEQYEFACLFVSHDLAVIDTLAHQVLVMQNGRTVEQGSVDQVLRFPRQDYTQRLLAAAPVPDPISQAERREARRRLLVRQGLRLD, from the coding sequence ATGACGACACCTGTTCTGAGCTACCGGGACATCCATGTCACGTTCACGACCGAGTTCGGTCACGTGGACGCCGTCAAGGGGGTGAGCTTCGACATCGGCCCGGGGGAGGTCGTCGCCGTCGTGGGTGAGTCTGGCTCGGGAAAGTCCGTCACGTCCTCCACCGCCATGGGCCTGCTGCCCGACAACGCGCGCGTCGAGGGAGACGTGATCCTGCAGGGCCGCAGCGTCATGAAGATGTCTCCCGGAGAGCGACGACGTCTTCGCGGCCAGGACATCTCCATGGTGTTCCAAGAGCCGATGACGGCGCTGAACCCGGTCCTGCGAGTCTCTGATCAGCTGATCGAGTCACTTCAGGTCCACGATGTGGCTTTCGGCGCCCAGGCGATGGAGATGGCGGTCGATCTTCTCGAGAAGGTGGGCATCCCTGACGCCCGCAGGAGGATTCGGGAGTATCCCCACCAGTTCTCCGGTGGTCAGCGCCAGAGGATCGTGATCGCCATGGCGATCGCCTGCGGACCGAAGGTGATCATCGCTGACGAACCGACCACCGCCCTCGACGTCACCGTGCAGGCCGAGGTGCTGGATCTGCTTCGGCGGCTCAAAGATGAGCTGCAGACCGGGATCCTGCTGATCACCCACAACATGGGCGTCGTCGCTGACATGGCGGACCGTGTGGTCGTGATGCTCAACGGCGAGGTCGTCGAGACCGGCGAGGTGAAGCAGGTGATGTCGGCGCCCCAGCACCCCTACACCCAGCGGCTGCTCGATGCCATGCCCCTGCTGCGCGATCCCGAGCTCCACATCGAGGACGTCGACCAGGCGCCCTCCGCATCTGCGGCCGTCGACCGCCCCGCGGGAGAGACACCAGCCCTGGAGGCGCGCAACCTCGCGCTGGACTACACGTTCCGTCGACAGGCCACGCGCGTGGTGGAGGGCGTCACCTTCACTGTGCAGCAGGGCGAGATCATGGGGTTGGTGGGGGAGTCAGGTTCTGGCAAGTCCACCGTGGCGAAGGCTGTGCTGGGTCTGCTCGACGTCGCAGAAGGTGATCTGCTGATCCGCGGACGCAACATGCCGACGATGCCTGCCAAGGAGCGCAAAGCGCTCAAGAAGGAGATCGGGGTCGTCTTCCAGGATCCCGCCGCGTCGCTGGACCCTCGTTTCCCGATCGGCGACATCATCGTCGAGCCCATGATCGTGCACAAGGTGGGCACATCGAAGGAACGCGTGAGGCGTGCCGAGGAGCTGCTCGACGCCGTGCGCCTGCCGTCCAGCGTCGTCAATCGATATCCCCACGAGCTCTCCGGGGGTCAGCGCCAGCGCATCAGCATCGCCCGGGCACTCGTGCTCAACCCGACCCTGCTGATCGCTGATGAGCCGACGTCCGCGTTGGACGTCTCCGTCCAGGCCGCGGTGCTTGACATGTTCCGCGAGCTGCAGGAGCAGTACGAGTTCGCGTGCCTCTTCGTCAGCCATGATCTCGCGGTCATCGACACCCTCGCCCATCAGGTGCTCGTGATGCAGAACGGCCGGACCGTGGAGCAGGGCAGCGTGGATCAGGTGCTGAGGTTTCCCAGGCAGGACTACACCCAACGGCTGCTGGCCGCGGCGCCGGTCCCTGACCCGATCAGTCAGGCCGAGCGTCGTGAAGCCCGGAGGCGTCTCTTGGTCAGACAGGGGCTCCGCCTCGATTGA
- the typA gene encoding translational GTPase TypA translates to MTTAAVRAQAGTDERQDLRNVAIVAHVDHGKTTLVDAMLRQTKAVGGHGDLEDRVMDSGDLEKEKGITILAKNTTVFYSGPSAAEHAGPDTVTINVIDTPGHADFGGEVERGLSMVDGVVLLVDASEGPLPQTRFVLRKALNAQLPVILVVNKTDRPDARIDGVVSDTMDLLLGLASDVAEENPDLDLDSVLDVPVVYASGKAGRASTEQPADGGLPENEDLEPLFATILEHVPAPRYDAGEVLQAHVTNLDASPFLGRLALLRIFNGTLKKNQQVAWARKDGSTKTVKITELLATKGLERVSTDAAGPGEIVAVAGIEDIMIGETLTDLETPKPLPNIVVDDPAISMTVGINTSPMAGRVKGAKVTARQVKDRLEKELIGNVSIKVLPTERPDTWEVQGRGELALAILVEQMRREGFELTVGKPQVVTREVDGALHEPMENMTIDAPEEFMGAITQLMAARKGTMTTMTNNGTGWIRMEFLVPARGLIGFRTKFLTETRGAGIASSYAAGYEPWKGEIEYRVSGSLVCDRSGTATPFAMINLQERGTFFIDPQDEVYEGMVVGENSRNEDMEVNITKEKKLTNMRAASADSFEGLTPPTKLTLEESLEFAREDECVEVTPESIRIRKVTLSSSDRLKETRKRKNASQ, encoded by the coding sequence ATGACCACTGCTGCCGTACGCGCACAAGCAGGAACTGACGAGCGTCAGGACCTGCGCAACGTCGCGATCGTCGCCCACGTCGACCACGGCAAGACCACCCTTGTCGACGCCATGCTGCGTCAGACGAAGGCCGTCGGCGGCCATGGTGACCTCGAAGACCGAGTCATGGACTCAGGTGATCTCGAGAAGGAGAAGGGCATCACCATCCTGGCCAAGAACACCACGGTCTTCTACTCCGGCCCGTCCGCGGCCGAGCACGCCGGCCCGGACACCGTCACCATCAACGTCATCGACACCCCCGGCCACGCCGACTTCGGCGGAGAGGTCGAGCGCGGGCTCTCCATGGTCGACGGGGTCGTGCTGCTCGTCGACGCCTCCGAAGGTCCGCTGCCGCAGACCCGCTTCGTGCTGCGCAAGGCCCTCAACGCCCAGCTGCCGGTCATCCTCGTGGTCAACAAGACCGACCGTCCCGACGCCCGCATCGACGGCGTCGTCTCCGACACGATGGATCTGCTTCTCGGCCTGGCCTCCGACGTCGCCGAGGAGAACCCGGACCTCGACCTGGACTCCGTGCTCGACGTTCCGGTGGTCTATGCCTCCGGCAAGGCCGGCCGTGCCTCCACCGAGCAGCCCGCCGACGGCGGCCTGCCCGAGAACGAGGACCTCGAGCCGCTGTTCGCGACCATCCTGGAACACGTCCCGGCACCGCGCTACGACGCCGGAGAGGTCCTGCAGGCCCATGTCACCAACCTGGACGCCTCCCCGTTCCTGGGTCGCCTGGCGCTGCTGAGGATCTTCAACGGCACGCTGAAGAAGAACCAGCAGGTCGCCTGGGCCCGCAAGGACGGCAGCACCAAGACCGTCAAGATCACCGAGCTGCTCGCCACCAAGGGCCTGGAGCGCGTCTCCACCGACGCCGCCGGGCCGGGCGAGATCGTCGCCGTGGCCGGCATCGAAGACATCATGATCGGCGAGACTCTCACCGACCTGGAGACCCCCAAGCCGCTGCCGAACATCGTCGTCGACGACCCGGCCATCTCCATGACCGTCGGCATCAACACCTCGCCGATGGCCGGCCGGGTCAAAGGGGCGAAGGTCACCGCGCGCCAGGTCAAGGACCGTCTGGAGAAGGAGCTCATCGGCAACGTCTCCATCAAGGTGCTCCCCACCGAGCGGCCGGACACCTGGGAGGTCCAGGGCCGTGGCGAGCTGGCGCTGGCCATCCTGGTCGAGCAGATGCGCCGCGAGGGCTTCGAGCTGACCGTCGGCAAGCCGCAGGTCGTCACCCGGGAGGTCGACGGTGCGCTGCATGAGCCCATGGAGAACATGACGATCGATGCGCCCGAGGAGTTCATGGGAGCCATCACTCAGCTCATGGCCGCGCGCAAGGGGACCATGACCACCATGACGAATAACGGCACCGGGTGGATCCGCATGGAGTTCCTGGTCCCGGCGCGCGGACTCATCGGCTTCCGCACCAAGTTCCTCACTGAGACCCGCGGTGCGGGCATCGCCTCCTCCTACGCCGCCGGCTACGAGCCGTGGAAGGGCGAGATCGAGTACCGGGTCTCCGGATCCCTGGTCTGCGACCGTTCCGGCACCGCCACTCCATTCGCGATGATCAACCTGCAGGAGCGGGGCACCTTCTTCATCGACCCGCAGGACGAGGTCTATGAGGGCATGGTGGTCGGTGAGAACTCGCGCAACGAGGACATGGAGGTCAACATCACCAAGGAGAAGAAGCTGACCAACATGCGTGCCGCCAGCGCAGACAGCTTCGAGGGCCTCACCCCTCCCACCAAGCTGACCCTCGAGGAGTCTCTGGAGTTCGCCCGCGAGGACGAGTGCGTGGAGGTCACCCCGGAGTCCATCCGCATCCGCAAGGTGACGCTCTCCTCCTCGGACCGGCTCAAGGAGACTCGGAAGCGGAAGAACGCCTCGCAGTGA
- the fdxA gene encoding ferredoxin encodes MTYIIALPCVDLKDKACIEECPVDCIYEGERSLYIHPDECVDCGACEPVCPVEAIYYEDDVPEEWSEYYRANVEFFDDVGSPGGAAKVGRIDKDHEVITALPAQEH; translated from the coding sequence ATGACCTACATCATCGCCCTTCCCTGTGTGGACCTGAAGGACAAGGCCTGCATCGAGGAATGCCCGGTGGACTGCATCTACGAGGGCGAGCGTTCGCTCTACATCCACCCCGACGAATGTGTGGACTGCGGCGCCTGTGAACCGGTCTGCCCCGTGGAGGCCATCTACTACGAGGACGACGTCCCCGAGGAGTGGTCCGAGTACTACCGGGCCAACGTCGAGTTCTTCGACGACGTCGGCTCTCCGGGCGGCGCCGCGAAGGTCGGCAGGATCGACAAGGACCATGAAGTCATCACTGCCCTGCCCGCGCAGGAGCACTGA
- the dapC gene encoding succinyldiaminopimelate transaminase, translating into MLTLPEYPWDAMAPYLEQAAAHPDGPVNLSIGTPVDSTPAVIREALASASDAPGYPTTHGRRELREAVAAWFSRRRGVHDVDPEAVLPTIGSKELVAWLPTLLGMGQDDVVLRPRVAYPTYDIGAQIAGATPLAVEDPAELDEGTLARVKLIWLNSPANPTGAVTGVEHMRAWVELARRLGAVVASDECYAELPWEVDEVPSVLDPRVSAGDHRGLLAVYSASKQSNVAGYRAAFAAGCPELIAGLVNTRKHAGMIMPAPVQEALRVALTDDAHVEAQREIYGRRRELLLPALQASGLQVRDSVAGLYLWCTDGVSDSWTLVEKMASRGIVVGPGVFYGEHGDGFIRVALTAPDERIAAAAERLG; encoded by the coding sequence ATGCTGACCCTCCCTGAGTATCCGTGGGACGCCATGGCTCCGTACCTGGAGCAGGCGGCCGCGCATCCGGACGGCCCCGTCAACCTCTCCATCGGCACTCCGGTGGATTCGACTCCGGCGGTGATCCGGGAGGCGCTGGCCTCCGCGTCCGACGCCCCCGGCTACCCGACGACCCACGGACGCCGTGAGCTCCGTGAGGCGGTGGCCGCCTGGTTCTCCCGGCGACGCGGGGTGCACGACGTCGATCCCGAGGCCGTGCTGCCGACCATCGGCTCCAAGGAGCTGGTGGCCTGGCTGCCGACGCTGCTCGGGATGGGGCAGGACGACGTCGTGCTGCGGCCCAGGGTCGCGTATCCGACCTATGACATCGGAGCCCAGATCGCTGGGGCCACACCGCTGGCGGTGGAGGATCCCGCCGAGCTGGACGAGGGCACCCTGGCGCGGGTGAAGCTGATCTGGCTGAACTCGCCGGCGAACCCGACCGGCGCGGTCACCGGGGTGGAGCACATGAGGGCGTGGGTGGAGCTGGCCCGACGCCTCGGCGCCGTCGTCGCCTCGGATGAGTGCTACGCGGAGCTGCCCTGGGAGGTCGACGAGGTCCCGTCGGTGCTTGACCCGCGGGTCAGCGCAGGCGACCATCGGGGTCTGCTGGCGGTCTACTCCGCCTCCAAACAGTCGAACGTGGCCGGCTATCGGGCGGCGTTCGCCGCCGGATGCCCGGAGCTGATCGCCGGACTGGTCAACACCCGCAAGCATGCGGGCATGATCATGCCCGCCCCCGTGCAGGAGGCGCTGCGCGTGGCGTTGACCGATGACGCCCACGTCGAGGCCCAGCGGGAGATCTACGGGCGTCGTCGGGAGCTGCTGCTGCCCGCGCTGCAGGCCTCCGGGCTGCAGGTGCGGGACTCCGTCGCCGGGCTCTACCTGTGGTGCACGGACGGGGTCTCCGACTCTTGGACCCTGGTGGAGAAGATGGCCTCCCGCGGCATCGTCGTGGGGCCGGGAGTGTTCTACGGAGAGCACGGTGACGGGTTCATCAGGGTGGCACTGACGGCCCCGGACGAACGGATCGCCGCGGCCGCGGAACGGCTCGGCTGA
- a CDS encoding citrate synthase, whose amino-acid sequence MTEQTAARLSYQDQELELPVEGAVEGNDGLDIAPLLKTTGAVTYDPGFMNTANAKSAITYIDGDEGILRYRGYPIEQLAEHSNFLEVSYLLIYGELPAQEQLDAFDNVTRRHTLLHEELKGFFGGFPRDAHPMPVLSSAVSALSTFYQDSLDPFDDEHVERSTYRLLAKVPTIASYAYKKSIGQPMLYPDNNLDLVENFLRGCFGVPAEQYELDPDLVNALDTLLILHADHEQNCSTSTVRLVGSSQANMFASISAGINALFGPAHGGANEAVLKMLRQIQAGDVSPEAFMEKVKNKEDGVRLMGFGHRVYKNYDPRARVVKGIADDILAKLGGDDELFEIAQRLEQKALEDDYFIERRLYPNVDFYTGLIYKAMGFPEKMFTVLFALGRLPGWIAQWREMMRDPATKIGRPRQLYVGAPERIYPGV is encoded by the coding sequence ATGACTGAGCAGACAGCAGCCCGCCTGAGCTATCAGGACCAGGAGCTCGAGCTACCCGTCGAGGGTGCCGTCGAAGGCAACGACGGGCTCGACATCGCTCCGCTGCTGAAGACCACCGGGGCCGTCACCTACGACCCGGGTTTCATGAACACCGCGAACGCGAAGTCTGCGATCACCTACATCGACGGGGACGAGGGCATCCTGCGCTACCGCGGGTACCCGATCGAGCAGCTCGCCGAGCACTCCAACTTCCTTGAGGTCTCCTATCTGCTCATCTATGGGGAGCTTCCCGCCCAGGAGCAGCTCGACGCATTCGACAACGTCACCCGACGCCACACCCTGCTCCACGAGGAGCTGAAGGGCTTCTTCGGCGGATTTCCGCGGGATGCCCACCCGATGCCGGTGCTCTCCTCGGCGGTTTCCGCACTGTCGACCTTCTACCAGGACTCGCTGGATCCCTTCGACGACGAGCACGTCGAGCGCTCCACCTACCGCTTGCTGGCGAAGGTGCCGACCATCGCCTCCTACGCGTACAAGAAGTCCATCGGCCAGCCGATGCTCTACCCGGACAACAACCTGGACCTGGTGGAGAACTTCCTCCGCGGCTGCTTCGGGGTGCCTGCCGAGCAGTACGAGCTGGATCCGGATCTGGTCAACGCCCTGGACACCCTGCTGATCCTGCATGCGGACCATGAGCAGAACTGCTCCACCTCCACGGTGCGTCTGGTCGGCTCCTCGCAGGCCAACATGTTCGCCTCCATCTCTGCCGGCATCAACGCCCTGTTCGGCCCCGCGCACGGCGGAGCGAACGAGGCCGTGCTGAAGATGCTGCGCCAGATCCAGGCCGGCGACGTCAGTCCCGAGGCCTTCATGGAGAAGGTGAAGAACAAGGAGGACGGCGTCCGCCTGATGGGCTTCGGCCACCGGGTGTACAAGAACTACGACCCGCGGGCGCGGGTCGTCAAAGGCATCGCTGATGACATCCTGGCCAAGCTCGGCGGAGACGATGAGCTCTTCGAGATCGCCCAGCGCCTCGAGCAGAAGGCCCTGGAGGACGACTACTTCATCGAGCGCCGGCTCTACCCGAACGTGGACTTCTACACCGGTCTGATCTACAAGGCCATGGGCTTCCCGGAGAAGATGTTCACCGTGCTCTTCGCCTTGGGCCGTCTGCCGGGTTGGATCGCCCAGTGGCGGGAGATGATGAGGGACCCTGCCACCAAGATCGGCCGCCCGCGCCAGCTCTACGTCGGCGCGCCCGAGCGCATCTACCCGGGCGTATGA
- a CDS encoding TetR family transcriptional regulator, producing the protein MPPDTRSESRPLRADAERNRQRLLGAAQELFAERGLEVTLDDVARRAGVGVGTAYRRFANRTALIEAVLDSAVEDVVELAEEALAADLGPWKAFEQFFLAASTKFAGNRGLRELLFDGGSEAGAALSGVRERLSPAVDAILTRARDAGELRADLDHTDFPMLQIMLGAVTQRTRDFSPEIWRRYAVLLLDGLRAARDISTPLPEGAPAESDLLDQASRS; encoded by the coding sequence GTGCCACCCGATACACGATCTGAGTCCAGGCCACTGCGCGCCGATGCGGAGCGCAACCGTCAGCGCCTGCTCGGGGCCGCCCAAGAGCTCTTCGCCGAGCGAGGCCTCGAAGTCACCCTCGACGACGTCGCGCGACGAGCCGGAGTCGGTGTAGGCACCGCGTACAGGCGGTTCGCCAATCGCACGGCACTCATCGAGGCCGTCCTTGACAGCGCCGTCGAGGACGTGGTCGAGCTGGCCGAGGAAGCGCTGGCCGCCGATCTCGGTCCCTGGAAAGCGTTCGAGCAGTTCTTCCTGGCCGCATCAACCAAGTTCGCAGGGAACAGAGGACTGAGGGAGCTCCTCTTCGACGGGGGCTCCGAAGCCGGTGCTGCTCTCAGCGGCGTGCGGGAGCGCCTCTCACCAGCGGTCGACGCCATCCTGACGCGGGCCCGGGACGCAGGCGAGCTGAGAGCCGACCTGGACCACACGGACTTTCCGATGCTGCAGATCATGCTCGGAGCTGTGACCCAGCGGACCCGCGACTTCTCGCCGGAGATCTGGCGACGCTACGCCGTCCTCCTCCTCGATGGGCTTCGGGCCGCCCGCGACATCTCGACGCCCCTCCCCGAGGGCGCACCCGCCGAGAGCGACCTGCTCGATCAAGCTTCGCGCAGCTGA